A window from Corynebacterium accolens encodes these proteins:
- the lysA gene encoding diaminopimelate decarboxylase, translating to MADFNELPAHVWPRNVSRQEDGVVTVAEVPLPDLAEEFQTPLYVFDEDDFRSRCQDMARAFGGPDHVHYASKAFISKKVVQWVNEEGLCLDAAALNELKIALAAEFPAARITAHGNNKDEEYLRLCVDAGVGHVVIDNEQELEELNRIAGEAGVVQPVMIRVKPGVDAHTHEFVATSHEDQKFGISLATGAAFAAAKRCLEVDNLHLSGLHCHVGSQVFNAEGFKLAAERVLELYRQIHTELGVDLAELDLGGGFGIPYMPYEEALDIDRVAKDMLRAVDQTAEELDIKAPFLLVEPGRSLVAGSAVTVYRVGTVKDVETGKADLPVRRYISIDGGMSDNIRPALYGSEYDVRLVNRFSDGEMVPSRIVGFHCESGDILLEEGELPNDIQSGDLLAFAATGGYQYMMSSRYNGAVRPAVVATRVGNTKPMLRRETIEDLLSLEVD from the coding sequence ATGGCTGATTTCAACGAGCTACCCGCGCACGTGTGGCCGCGGAACGTGAGCCGCCAAGAGGACGGCGTCGTTACCGTGGCGGAAGTGCCCTTGCCGGATTTGGCAGAGGAATTCCAGACTCCGCTCTACGTCTTCGATGAGGACGACTTCCGCTCGCGGTGCCAAGATATGGCGCGTGCCTTCGGCGGGCCGGATCACGTGCACTATGCTTCCAAGGCGTTCATTTCCAAAAAGGTAGTGCAGTGGGTCAATGAAGAGGGCCTGTGCCTCGATGCTGCCGCGCTCAATGAATTAAAGATTGCGCTCGCCGCAGAGTTCCCAGCCGCGCGCATTACCGCGCACGGCAATAATAAGGACGAGGAATACCTGCGCCTGTGCGTGGATGCGGGCGTGGGCCACGTGGTCATCGATAATGAGCAGGAGCTCGAAGAGCTCAACCGTATCGCCGGTGAGGCGGGCGTGGTGCAGCCGGTGATGATTCGCGTCAAGCCGGGCGTGGACGCGCATACCCACGAGTTCGTGGCCACCTCGCACGAGGACCAGAAATTCGGTATTTCCCTGGCCACGGGTGCGGCTTTTGCTGCCGCGAAGCGCTGCCTCGAGGTGGATAACCTCCACTTGAGCGGACTGCACTGCCACGTGGGCTCCCAGGTCTTTAATGCTGAGGGCTTTAAGCTCGCCGCCGAGCGCGTGCTGGAGCTCTACCGCCAAATCCACACCGAGCTGGGCGTTGACCTTGCCGAGCTGGATTTGGGCGGCGGCTTTGGTATTCCATATATGCCCTATGAGGAAGCGCTGGATATTGACCGCGTGGCAAAGGACATGCTGCGAGCTGTGGACCAAACCGCGGAAGAACTCGACATTAAGGCGCCGTTCCTCCTCGTGGAGCCGGGTCGCTCCTTGGTGGCGGGTTCTGCCGTGACCGTCTACCGCGTGGGCACGGTCAAGGACGTGGAAACCGGCAAGGCCGATTTGCCGGTGCGCCGTTATATTTCCATCGACGGGGGAATGTCCGATAATATCCGCCCCGCGCTCTATGGTTCCGAATACGATGTGCGCCTGGTGAACCGCTTTAGCGATGGTGAGATGGTGCCCTCGCGCATCGTGGGCTTCCACTGCGAATCCGGCGATATCTTGCTAGAAGAAGGCGAATTGCCCAATGATATCCAGTCGGGGGACTTGCTCGCCTTCGCGGCCACCGGTGGGTATCAGTACATGATGTCGTCTCGGTATAACGGCGCGGTGCGCCCGGCTGTGGTGGCAACGCGCGTGGGAAATACCAAACCCATGCTGCGGCGCGAAACCATCGAGGACCTCTTGTCCTTGGAAGTGGATTAA
- a CDS encoding homoserine dehydrogenase, with translation MDASNSELQLHSRTGKGEGETVGIALLGFGTVGAEVFRLLDENADAFAHRIGGPAEIRGIAIQNKNKLRPGVPNELLTDDAKALISRDDIDMVVEVIGGIDFPRELVLTALNSGKSVVTANKALVAAHADELAEAAERSGVDLYFEAAVAAAIPVVGMLRRSLAGDQIERISGIVNGTTNYILDAMESTGATYDEALAEATRLGYAEADPTADVEGHDAASKAAIMASIGFHTRVKFEDVHCEGITDITADDIAAANDAGYSIKLLAICERLRREDGSEVVNARVHPTLVAKDHPLASVSESYNAIFVEAEAAGSLMFYGNGAGGNPTASAVLGDVVGAARNIVHGGRAPGENTYANLPIADFGEVDTRFHIDMEVQDRAGVLEAISALFAQHGVSLRTVRQEDGEDTARLIVVTHAAKEATLENIVSALGELDEVKAVHSVIRLGS, from the coding sequence ATGGATGCTTCAAACAGTGAGCTACAGCTACATTCGCGTACCGGCAAGGGCGAAGGCGAAACCGTTGGCATTGCACTGCTTGGATTCGGCACCGTGGGCGCGGAAGTCTTCCGCCTCTTAGATGAAAATGCGGATGCCTTTGCTCACCGCATCGGCGGGCCGGCAGAGATCCGCGGCATCGCAATCCAGAACAAGAACAAGCTGCGCCCGGGCGTGCCTAATGAGCTGCTGACTGATGATGCCAAGGCCCTGATCTCCCGCGATGATATCGACATGGTGGTGGAGGTTATCGGCGGTATCGATTTCCCGCGCGAGCTGGTTTTGACCGCGCTTAATTCCGGCAAGTCTGTGGTGACGGCTAATAAGGCGCTCGTTGCCGCGCATGCTGATGAATTGGCCGAGGCTGCGGAACGCTCCGGGGTTGACCTCTACTTTGAGGCCGCCGTGGCCGCCGCCATTCCGGTTGTGGGTATGCTGCGCCGCTCCCTGGCGGGCGACCAAATCGAGCGCATTTCCGGCATCGTCAACGGCACGACCAACTACATCCTGGATGCCATGGAGTCCACCGGCGCCACCTATGACGAAGCCCTGGCGGAAGCTACCCGCTTGGGCTATGCCGAGGCGGATCCCACCGCGGACGTGGAGGGCCACGACGCAGCATCGAAGGCCGCCATCATGGCCTCCATCGGCTTCCACACCCGCGTGAAGTTCGAGGACGTGCACTGCGAGGGCATTACCGATATCACTGCAGACGATATCGCCGCGGCAAACGATGCCGGCTATTCCATCAAGCTGCTGGCCATTTGTGAGCGCCTCCGCCGCGAGGATGGATCCGAAGTGGTCAACGCGCGCGTGCACCCGACCCTGGTGGCTAAGGATCACCCGCTGGCTTCTGTCAGTGAGTCCTATAACGCCATCTTCGTCGAGGCTGAAGCCGCCGGGTCGCTCATGTTCTACGGCAATGGTGCCGGCGGCAACCCTACTGCCTCGGCAGTGCTTGGCGATGTCGTCGGTGCCGCCCGCAATATCGTGCACGGCGGTCGCGCGCCTGGCGAGAATACCTACGCCAACCTGCCCATTGCAGACTTTGGCGAGGTCGATACCCGCTTCCACATCGATATGGAAGTCCAGGACCGCGCCGGCGTCTTGGAAGCCATTTCGGCGCTCTTCGCACAGCATGGGGTATCCCTGCGCACCGTGCGCCAAGAAGACGGCGAGGACACCGCGCGCCTTATCGTGGTCACCCACGCCGCCAAGGAAGCAACCCTGGAAAACATCGTCTCCGCCTTGGGCGAGCTCGATGAGGTCAAGGCCGTTCACTCGGTCATCCGCCTGGGCAGCTAA
- the thrB gene encoding homoserine kinase: protein MSIEVEVGTKAIVTVPASTANLGPGYDTLGMSLSMYDTAEVEVIPSGLEVEIFGEGAEELPRDGSHLMVKAIRSALSAAEATVPGLRVVSHNTIPQSRGLGSSASTAVAGVAAGNALAGSPLIQKQLVQLSSAFEGHPDNAAASVLGSAVVSWTTVPVDGRSLPEYKAATINVHPDIRATALVPDSHASTQAVRRVLPSHVTHSDAAFNVSRTAVQVAALQNYPELLWEGTRDRLHQPYRADVLPVTAEWVNRLRNRGYAAYLSGAGPTVMVLHTEDIDESILDDAREQGLRVFDLKVAGPVRVEVTQA from the coding sequence ATGAGCATCGAAGTTGAAGTCGGCACCAAAGCGATAGTCACCGTCCCCGCCTCCACGGCGAATTTGGGACCGGGATATGACACCCTCGGCATGTCACTGAGCATGTACGACACCGCCGAGGTGGAGGTCATTCCCTCCGGCCTCGAGGTGGAGATTTTTGGCGAGGGGGCAGAAGAGCTCCCACGCGATGGATCGCACCTGATGGTCAAGGCCATCCGGTCCGCACTATCTGCCGCCGAAGCCACGGTGCCAGGGCTGCGCGTGGTATCGCATAATACGATTCCCCAATCGCGCGGCTTGGGCTCTTCTGCCTCCACGGCGGTCGCCGGCGTGGCCGCGGGCAATGCGTTGGCAGGCAGCCCGCTGATCCAAAAACAGCTGGTGCAATTGTCCTCGGCGTTTGAGGGACACCCGGATAATGCCGCGGCCTCGGTGCTGGGCAGCGCCGTGGTCTCGTGGACGACGGTGCCCGTCGATGGCCGCTCCTTGCCGGAATACAAGGCCGCTACCATCAACGTGCATCCCGATATCCGGGCGACCGCGTTGGTGCCGGATTCCCACGCCTCCACCCAGGCGGTGCGCCGCGTGCTGCCCTCGCACGTGACGCATTCCGATGCCGCCTTTAACGTCTCCCGCACCGCCGTCCAGGTAGCCGCATTGCAGAATTACCCGGAATTACTGTGGGAAGGCACCCGCGACCGCTTGCACCAGCCGTATCGCGCAGACGTGCTCCCCGTGACCGCGGAGTGGGTGAACCGCCTGCGCAACCGCGGGTACGCCGCCTATCTTTCTGGGGCGGGGCCGACGGTGATGGTGCTGCACACGGAGGACATCGACGAGAGCATTCTTGATGATGCCCGCGAGCAGGGCCTGCGCGTCTTCGATCTCAAGGTCGCGGGCCCAGTCCGCGTGGAAGTTACACAGGCTTAA
- a CDS encoding helix-turn-helix transcriptional regulator, giving the protein MPNSLPRPSSDLFPEALKLSPKQREVLTQLQHYSRGARAAEVAKDLGMHVNTARGHIDELIQVGAITAVPERSSGRGRPSLVYQARVPDNRAIAEEYVSLISVLTSMLAGKEELDDFSSPQARELGRQWARATGADIQSGALDTLFATLRDMGFDPSQGADPSEIELNACPFVSSGTTPSPFVCAIHAGFLQEASGTDTDIALTPMQRPEVCQIEIKPV; this is encoded by the coding sequence ATGCCCAATTCGCTCCCACGCCCCAGCTCCGACCTTTTCCCAGAAGCGCTCAAGCTATCTCCTAAGCAGCGCGAGGTGCTCACGCAGCTGCAGCATTATTCGCGAGGAGCCCGTGCAGCGGAGGTAGCAAAAGATTTAGGCATGCACGTCAATACCGCGCGCGGGCACATCGATGAGCTCATTCAGGTTGGCGCCATCACCGCCGTTCCAGAACGCAGCTCTGGGCGCGGGCGCCCTTCCCTGGTGTACCAGGCCCGCGTGCCGGATAACCGTGCCATCGCAGAGGAATACGTCAGCCTCATTAGCGTGCTGACCTCCATGCTCGCGGGCAAGGAAGAGCTCGATGATTTCTCTTCCCCACAGGCCCGGGAATTGGGGCGGCAATGGGCGCGCGCTACGGGCGCGGATATCCAGAGCGGCGCGCTCGATACCCTCTTTGCCACCCTGCGCGATATGGGGTTTGATCCTTCGCAGGGCGCGGATCCTTCCGAAATCGAGCTGAATGCCTGCCCGTTCGTCTCCTCCGGGACCACGCCGAGCCCCTTTGTCTGCGCCATACACGCTGGCTTTTTGCAAGAAGCCAGCGGCACGGACACGGACATTGCCTTAACCCCGATGCAGCGCCCCGAGGTCTGCCAGATCGAGATTAAGCCTGTGTAA